The window ACGAGACGCCGGTCGCGGTGGACCTCGCCCCGGCGACATCGCCGACATCCTCCACACCTCCGGCACGACCGGGCCTGCGAAGGGATTCACCAACCCGCGCGGGAACCTCACCGTCGGCCGCAGCCCCGAGGGAACCGGGGCGGACGCGATCGTGGTCCTGCGGGACCCTCGGGCGCTGGACGGGCTGCCGGGCTTCCTGGCCGGGCGGCTCAAGCCGCACGAGCATCCCGAGCGATTCCACGACTGGCCGAGCCTGCCCCGCGGGGCGACCGGCAAGGTGGTCAAGGCCGTGATCAGGCAGCAACTCGGACCTAGTGCCGCGGCAGGTGACGTTTGCCCGTGAAGGAGCGGCGTCCGGTGCGTGCTCTCGGTGTGCCGGCCGGAAGTCCTCGTACTGGATGTACTTGGGCTTTCGGCCGGTGCGGCGAGAGTGGGGGTCCCCCTGCTCGAAGAGCTTGGGGGAGTGCCGGGCGTCGCGACGGGGCGAACGTTGCCTGTCGCGGCACTGGCTGAGGGGGCGGGTCCGCAGACCCGCCCCGCACCACCGTCTTCCCGGCGGCTACTCCAGGTTCTCGGTCAGCGGGGCCGACGGCGAGCTGTCCGCCGAGAGCTCGGGCTCCGCGGCCGCGCCGGCGTCCATACCGGGCATCGTCCCCGGCATGGGCGCGTCCGCGGCGGGCCGGATGAGGAGGACCACGAGGGCGAGCGCGACGACCGTGATCGCCACCGCGACCAGGAAGCCGGCCGAGGCGCCCTTGGCCAGGACGTGCGCCTTGTCGCCCGTCGCCCCGCTCGTCGCCGCGCCGTACACGGTGATGATGACCGCCAGGCTCAGCGAGCCGCCCATCTGCTGCGTCGCGTTGAGCAGGCCCGAAGCGGCCCCCGTGTCCTGCATCTCCACCCCGGACACGCCGACCATGGTCATCGGCATGAACACCATGCCCGCCCCGATCCCGTACAGCAGCATGGGACCGAGCAGGTCGCCGAGGTAGGCGCTGTCGGCGGAGATCGTCGACAGCCAGATGAGCGCGCCCGTGATCAAGAGCGTCCCCACCACCAGCGGCAGGCGCTGCCCGATCTTGGGAATGAGCTGCATCATCACGCCGGAGACGACGATGATCGAGACGCTGAGCGGCAAGAAGGCCAGGCCGGTCTTGAGCGGGCTGTAGGCCAGCACGTTCTGAAAGAAGAGGGTCAGGAAGAAGAACATCCCGATCAGGGAACCCATCATCGCCACGCCGAGGGCGTAGATGCCCGAGCGGTTGCGGCTGGCGAACAGGCGCAACGGGATGATCGGCTGCGGGGTGCGGCTCTCGATGAAGACGAAGGCCGCCAGCAGGACCACGGCCCCGACGAACGAGCCGACCGTGGTGGCATCCCGCCAGCCGCTGTCGGAGGCGTGGATGAAGCCGTACACGAGCAGGGCCACGCCCCCGGTGGAAGTGATCGCGCCGCCGAAGTCGAACCGGCCCTCGCTCCGCGGCGACTTGCCGATGAACAGCGGCGCGACCAGGGCCAGGGCGACGCCGATGGGCACGTTGACCAGCAGGACCCAGCGCCAGGAGACCCACTCGGTGAGCAACCCGCCTGCCACCAGGCCGATCGCGCCGCCCGCGCCCGACACGCCGGCGAACACCGCGAACGCCCGGTTGCGCTCCCGCTCGGTCGGGAAGCCGGTGGCGATCAGGGACAGCACCGTCGGGGCGACGATGGCGGCCCCGGCGCCCTGAATGACGCGCATGCCCAGCAGCCATCCGGAGTTCTGGGCGAGGCCGCCGAGCAGGGACCCCAGCGTGAACAGCGAGACCCCGCCGATGAAGGCCGGGCGGCGGCCGAGGAGGTCACCGACCCGGCCGCCGAGCAGTAACAGCCCGCCGAACGCGAGGGCGTAGGCGTTGACCACCCATGACAGGTTCTGCGTGGAGAAACCCAGGGACGTCTGCATGCTGGGGAGCGCCACGTTCACGATGGTGGCGTCGAGGATTACCATGAGCTGGGCGATCGCGATGACAACCAGCATGAGGCCAGTGCGATGCGCTAGCCGGGGCGGGCTCGCCGGGGCTGCGATTGCGTGGGTGCTAACAGCCATTTGGTAGCCTTATCAGGTAAGATGTTGGGAACGTTAAGGAACGATAGCGTTCACTGTTCGGCACTCTAGCAGTGGCAAGTAGGGAACGCAATCGTTCACCATGCGGTCGGCTGGGGGGCCGTCCGGGAAGTGGGGATGCCGTGTCCGGAGTCGGATTGGCTGCCGACACGGCGGTCGGCGACCAGGACCCGCCCAGGAAGCCGGCGGCAAGCCGTCGGCGGGGCAAGGACCTGGAGCGCGCCATCTACTCGGCGGTGATCACCCAGCTCGAGGCCGTCGGCTATGCCAGGCTGACCATGGATCGGGTGGCGGCCGATGCCCGGACGGGCAAGGCGGCGCTCTACCGGCGCTGGCCCAGCAAGGCCGACCTCGTGGTCGACACGCTCGACTACGCCCTGCCCGCGCCCGAGGACGCGCCCGACAAGGGCAACGTCCGCGACGACCTGGTCGAGCACATGCGGCAGAAGGCAGAGGTCCTCAACTCCCCGGTCGGCCGCGCGGTGCAGAGCCTGCTGGCCGAGATCGACCGGGACCGGCCGCTGGTCCGCCTGGTGCAGGAGCGCGTCTTCCAGCCCCGGCAGAACGTCTTCCAGCTGATCCTGGAGCGCGGGGTGCAGCGCGGCGAGATCCGCCCCGGCCGGCTCAGCCCGTTGGTCGCTGAACTCGGGCCCGCCATGCTGGTGCAGCGCTTCCTCGGCGACTCGGCCCCGGTTCCCGACGACTACCTGGTGGCCGTGGTGGACGAGCTGATCATGCCCATCATCCGCCAGTAGCCCCCAGGACGATGCGGTGTCGCCGGGGGGCGTAGGCCGCCGGTACTTCCTCGATCGCGCGGCAGCAGCCATTGAGGGTGGACAGGGTGTCAGCGGGAAAGCGCGCCCGGTCCAGCGGCAAGACGCGGTACCCGGCCTGGGCGAAGAGCATGGCCTTGGGGGAACCAACACAGCGCGCGCCCATGACGATGACGTCGAACTCCTCAATGGCCACCTCACAGAGGGCGCAGTCGCGCCGGTCGGGGTGACCGCGCCCCGGACGCGCGGCCGATGGCCTTGACCGTACGCACCCGGCCCCGGGCAGGCAGTGCAGTATTGAGCGATTGCCGGCAGTCAGGTTCCGGCCGACGGCGCGGTGGCCGCCGGAGCCGGGTTCCGTGAGCGCTGCCAGGCCACCGGCCTGCTCGAAGAGGACGGGCGCGTCGCCGGCGTCACCTTCACCCGGGCGCCGGCCAGGCCCCCTGGGCGGCAGGATGCCGCCGCGCGGTCACGTGTGGATCTTCTCGTGGTTGGCCAGCATGCCGACGTACTTCTCGATGCGCCGGGCCCTGGTCTCGGGCTTCTTGGCGTCCTGCACCCGGTAGAGGATGGAGTAGCGATTCTGGCTGTCGAGGGTCTTGAAGAACTCCGCGGCGGCCGGGTTGGCCTCCAGCGCCCGCGCCAGGTCGTCCGGGACGGTGGCGGACTTCGCCCCCGCGTAGGCCGCTTCCCAGCGCCCGTCCCTCTTGGCCCGCTCGACCTCGGCGATCCCCGGCGGTTGCATCCGTCCCTGCTCGATGAGGGCGGCGACCTTCTCCCGGTTGACCTTGGACCACCGGCTGCGGGCCGACCGCGGCGTGAACCGCTGGAGCCAGTGGGCGTCGTCGAGCTTGCCTTTCTGGCCGTCGATCCACCCGTAGCACAATGCCACGTCGAGGGCCTGGGCGTACGTCAGGACGTCTTCGCCCGCGGCGTTATTCGTAAGCTTCAGCCAGAACCCGCGGGACGCGGCATAATTGCGGGAAAGCCAATCCTGCAGCTCCGCCGCCGATGCGAATTCGATGATCTCTTCGTCTCGGGCCATGGTGTTAGTCAAGCACAAGATGGCGGCCCGAGGAGGCGGACCTCGGGTACCGGCGGGGTTGGCCGAAATCGGTTGAAAACAGGAGCGCAATCGCGCAACGACGGCACTGACAAGCTTTTACGGAGTCACCCTCGACTGTCCGGACCCCGCCCGCCTGGCTGAGTTCTACAGGCAGCTGACCGGAATGACGGTCTCTTACAGCAGCGACGATTACGCCGACCTGTCTGGCGAGGGGCCGGCCATCGGCTTCCAGCGCGT of the Streptomyces sp. NBC_01788 genome contains:
- a CDS encoding MFS transporter — encoded protein: MLVVIAIAQLMVILDATIVNVALPSMQTSLGFSTQNLSWVVNAYALAFGGLLLLGGRVGDLLGRRPAFIGGVSLFTLGSLLGGLAQNSGWLLGMRVIQGAGAAIVAPTVLSLIATGFPTERERNRAFAVFAGVSGAGGAIGLVAGGLLTEWVSWRWVLLVNVPIGVALALVAPLFIGKSPRSEGRFDFGGAITSTGGVALLVYGFIHASDSGWRDATTVGSFVGAVVLLAAFVFIESRTPQPIIPLRLFASRNRSGIYALGVAMMGSLIGMFFFLTLFFQNVLAYSPLKTGLAFLPLSVSIIVVSGVMMQLIPKIGQRLPLVVGTLLITGALIWLSTISADSAYLGDLLGPMLLYGIGAGMVFMPMTMVGVSGVEMQDTGAASGLLNATQQMGGSLSLAVIITVYGAATSGATGDKAHVLAKGASAGFLVAVAITVVALALVVLLIRPAADAPMPGTMPGMDAGAAAEPELSADSSPSAPLTENLE
- a CDS encoding TetR/AcrR family transcriptional regulator → MAADTAVGDQDPPRKPAASRRRGKDLERAIYSAVITQLEAVGYARLTMDRVAADARTGKAALYRRWPSKADLVVDTLDYALPAPEDAPDKGNVRDDLVEHMRQKAEVLNSPVGRAVQSLLAEIDRDRPLVRLVQERVFQPRQNVFQLILERGVQRGEIRPGRLSPLVAELGPAMLVQRFLGDSAPVPDDYLVAVVDELIMPIIRQ
- a CDS encoding YdeI/OmpD-associated family protein, which encodes MARDEEIIEFASAAELQDWLSRNYAASRGFWLKLTNNAAGEDVLTYAQALDVALCYGWIDGQKGKLDDAHWLQRFTPRSARSRWSKVNREKVAALIEQGRMQPPGIAEVERAKRDGRWEAAYAGAKSATVPDDLARALEANPAAAEFFKTLDSQNRYSILYRVQDAKKPETRARRIEKYVGMLANHEKIHT
- a CDS encoding VOC family protein, with translation MTSFYGVTLDCPDPARLAEFYRQLTGMTVSYSSDDYADLSGEGPAIGFQRVADFRAPKWP